The Bifidobacterium actinocoloniiforme DSM 22766 genomic sequence CAAGGTGCAGTCCTTCTCATTTACCAACATCGACCGCTTCTCCACAGGCTCGATTATCACCCGTCTGACCACGGACGTGACCAACCTGCAATACGCTTACCAGATGATCATCCGCGTCGGGGTGCGTGCGCCGGTCATGGTGATCGTCGCCTGGTTCTTCTCCTTCCGCATCTCCCACTCGATCTCGATGATCTTCCTGGCTGCCATCCCGATTCTGGGCATCGGGCTCATCGGCCTGTCCGTATGGGTCCACCCGATTTTCGAGCGGGTCTTCCATAGGTACGACCGGCTCAACGGCGTGGTCGAGGAGAATCTGCAAGGCATCCGCGTGGTCAAGTCCTACAACCGCGAGGACCACGAGGAGCGCAAGTTCAGCCGCATCTCCATGGCCATCTACCGGGCTTACTGCAGGGCCGAGCACATCATGAGCTTCACGGTCCCCCTGCTCAACTTCTGCATTTACACGGCCCTAATCCTGATCTCATGGCTGGGCGCCCAGCAAATCGTCGCCTCTGGCAACAACGCGGCGCACGGCCTGACCACCGGCGACCTGACCGCCCTGGTCACCTATACCATGCAGATCCTTATGGCCATGAACATGATCTCGATGATCGTCGTCATGGTCATCATCTCACAGGCTTCCGCGGAGCGCATCTGCCAGGTCCTCGTGGAGCGCTCCACCGTGGAGAACCCCGCCCACCCGGTGATGGAGGTGCCCAACGGATCGGTGGAATTCGACCATGTGGGCTTCCGCTACTCCAATTCCTCCGAAAAACCGGTCCTGGACGATGTGAGCCTGTCGATCACGTCCGGACAGACCATCGGCATCGTCGGCGGCACGGGGTCAGCCAAGTCGAGCTTGGTCCAGCTGATTCCCCGCTTGTACGACGTGACCCAGGGCACGCTCAAAGTGGGCGGACACGACGTGCGCGAATACGACCTGGAGGCCTTGCGTGACCAAGTGGCGATGGTCCTGCAGAAGAACGTCCTCTTCTCCGGCACAATCGCCGAGAACTTGCGCTGGGGGAACCCGGACGCCAGCGACGAGCAGCTGCGGCGGGTCTGCAAACTGGCCCAAGCGGACTCCTTCATCCAGGAATTCCCCGATAAATACGACACGATGCTCGACCAAGGCGGCACGAACGTCTCGGGCGGCCAGCGCCAGCGCCTGTGCATTGCCAGGGCCCTGCTGAAGAGACCAAAGATCCTGATACTGGACGATTCCACCTCCGCCGTGGACACCAAGACCGACCAACTCATCAGAACGGCCTTGCGCGAGGAAATCCCTCGAACGACCAAAATCATCATCGCCCAGCGGATCGCCTCGGTTGAGCAATCCGACTTAATCGTCGTCTTGGACGGCGGGCGCATCCTGGATAGGGGCACCCACGAGCAGCTGCTCAAGACCTGCTCCGAGTACCGTTCCATCTATGAATCGCAGACCAGCGAGCCTGGGCAGGAGGTGCGGGCATGAGCCAGCAACAAGCAGATAAGCGCCAGGGGCGTCCGGCCATGCAGAAAGCCGCACCAGGAACCAGCAAGCGCATTTTCTCCTACATCCTGCACTACAAGTGGCAGGTGGCCGTCATCGTCGTATGCATCCTGGTCTCGGCGGCTTCCCAGGCCGCCTCGGCCCTCTTCCTCCAGACGCTGATCGACCATTACATCCTGCCTCTGGTGGGTGCCGATAATCCTAACTGGGCTCCCCTGATCCGTATGCTAACCCTGATGGCGTGCCTGTACGCGGTCGGCACCTTCTGCTCCTGGCTGTGGTCCTGGCTGATCGTCAAGGTGGAGCAGGGCACTCTCAGGGATATCCGCGATCAGATGTTCGCCCACCAGCAGCATCTGCCTATTCGCTATTTCGACTCCCATGAGCACGGCGACACGATGAGCCGATACACCAACGACACCGACACCCTGCGCCAGGCGATCTCCCAGTCCTTCCCGCAGATGTTCTCCTCCGCGATCGCGGCTCTGGCCGCCCTGGCCTCTATGCTCTGGCTCTCAGTGCCCTTCACCCTGTTCACCTTGGCTTTCAGCGTGCTGCTGATTGTCATCGTACGCGGGATCGTCACCCGATCAGGCCTGTATTTCGTCAAGCAGCAACGGGCGATCGGCCAGGTCAACGCCTTCGTCGAGGAGGCGGTTAACGGTCAGAAAGTGGTCAAGGTCTTCAACCATGAGCGCACCACCGCCGACGACTTCCAGGCCCGTAACGAAGAGCTGTTCGAGGCGGCCGCCGAAGCGAACACCTATGGCAACGTGACCATGCCTGTAGTGGGCAACATGGGCTACATGCTCTACGTGATCCTGGCGATCCTAGGCGGCCTGGCCGGTGTGTTCGGTTGGGGCAATTTCGGCCTGTCTGGGGCGGGCCCCCTAACTTTGGGCACGATCATCTCCCTGCTGACCCTTTCGCGCTCCTTCATCAACCCCATCGGCCAGGTCTCCATGCAGTTCAACATGGTCATGATGGCCCTGGCCGGCGCCTCCCGGATTTTCTCACTGATGGATGAGCCCGTAGAAACCGACGACGGGAGCGTGCAGTTGGTCTCGGTGGAGTTGGGCTCTGATGAGCGCACGATGACGGAAGTTGATTACGAGACCGGTCATTGGGCTTGGAAGCGAGCCGACGACGACGACGGAACCCGTTCCCTGGCTGCAGCCGCCAAACTCAGAGGCGATGCCCGGCAGGTGGCGATGAAAGCGAAAGAGGTCGCGGTCACCTCCCCCGACGGACGCTATACCTTGCTCAAGGGAGACGTGCGCTTCACCGATGTGACCTTCGGCTACGATCCAGCCAAGCCGGTCCTGCACGACATCACCTGGTTCGCCAAGCCCGGCCAAAAGATGGCCCTGGTGGGTGCTACAGGCGCAGGCAAGACCACAATCACCAACCTGATCAACCGCTTCTACGACATTCAGGAAGGGCAGATCCTCTATGACGGCATCGACGTCAAGAACATCCGCAAGCCTGACCTGCGCCGTTCCCTCGGCATCGTCCTGCAAGACGTGAACCTCTTCACCGGCACCGTGCTCGACAACATCCGCTACGGCCGCTTGGACGCGACGGACGAGGAATGCATCGAGGCCGCCAAGCTGACCAATGCGGACGGGTTCATCCGCATGCTCCCCAAAGGCTACCAGACCGTGCTGGAGGGCGATGGCTCCGGCTTGTCCCAAGGCCAACGCCAGCTGATTTCAATCGCCCGCGCCGCCGTGGCTGATCCACCGGCGATGATCTTGGACGAGGCGACCTCCTCCATCGATACCCGTACCGAGGAGGTCGTCCAGGAGGGCATGGACGCGCTGATGAAAGGCCGCACCACTTTCGTGATCGCCCACAGACTCTCTACAGTGCGCAACTCGGATGTGATCATGGTCCTGGACCACGGACGCATCATCGAACGCGGCAACCACGAGGAATTGATCGCGCAGCACGGCGAGTACTATCAGCTCTACACCGGAGCTTTCGAATTGGAATAACCGTTGTGCGGTTAACCGCATATGGTTGTGCCCGCCGGGACCCACCCGGCGGGCACAACCATATGCGGAGCCCACCAGCGACACTCCGCGCTGCCGCGCCCGACTTGAATGGGATTTTGGGCAGAAGCGAACAGCTTAAACCTTTCAATCGCCACTTTCGCGTTCGCTTGTGCCCAAAATTGCTCAACGGGTTTTATGGGGGTTGGGTTATCGGCCCTGCTGGTGCGCGTATATCGACGCTTGCTCCGCCCTGTTGCTATCTAACGGCCCTCATAGCTCCTTCTTGCCGTAGATGCGCAGGGAGCAGGCTATCGAGATCAAGACAGCGAGGACAGCCACTAGGACACCGAGAATGACCGTACGCAGGACGCTGGTGGTCAGGAAAACGGCGATACGGGCAGCCCAATCCTGCGGGATGCGCGAAATCAGGAAGCCCAAGGCCACTAATCCGATCAGTGACAGGCTCATGCCCTTTAAGACGCTCATGCTGTTGAACCGATACAGGAGTGGAAGGAAGATGCAGATCAGGAGCAAGACCGTCAATAAGCAGATCCCGCAGACCGCCAGGACCGGCATATCCAGGGCGGTACCTGTCAGATCGAACACGACCGGCATATCCAGGGCGGTACCTGTGAGATCGAACACGACCGGCACCAGCAGGATCCCAACCAGGTAGGCCAAGAGGTCGAAGGCTGACATGATGTAGCGTCCCAGCACTTGCCGTGAGCGTGAGATAGGAATCATTCCATCGAAGCGGATGTCTCCGGATTGTTCGGTTACCAAGAAGGGGTACATGCTGTACAAAGCCGTCACACAGCCTACGCTCCCGCAGATGCCGCCGAACATCCCGTCGACGGATTCCGTGGTCTTCGCACCCGATAACCCCATCACCAGCGCCATGATGACAGGCAGGGCGATGATCAGCGCAATCCCATACACTTTGCCGTAGGACTCCAACCGCCTATTGTCGAGTCGGACTTGCGCGATGATGCCATTCATAACCGTACCTCCTGTCGCTCGTCTTCAGGTAGTTGCTCACGGATTCCCTTGCTGTTTCCATCGGACACCCGCTCGCTGGTCAGGCGCATGATGTCATCAAATTCCGGGCGTTCCTGGCTATAGCGGCTTGCATCGGGTCCAGCGACTGCATGGCGACCCCCTTCCGCAGTCAGGAAGGCTTGCGCATTTTCCGCCGCCACCAGCGCGTCAAAGCCAGTGGCGAACTCGCGGACACCGACCGCCAACCGCCGCTGGGCCGTTGTCAGGTCGCCGGGAGCCCCGTGGATCAGGACGAAGGCGTCCTCGAACTCGTCACGCGGACCGGTGTAGCAGAGGGAGCCGCCGTTGATGTAGGTGATGAAGTCGGCGACCCGCTCCAGGTCGGAGGTGATGTGGGAGGAGAAGAGGACCGAGTGCTGGCCGTCGGCGATGTAGTCGGCCAGGAGGTCCATCAGCTCATCCCGGGCCAGCACATCCAGACCGGCTGTAGGCTCGTCCAGGACCAGGAGCCTGGCGTCATGGCTCAAAGCCACGGCCAGCATGAGTTTCATCTGCATGCCGCGGGACAAATCCTTGACCTTCTTCTTGGGAGCGAGCCCGAAGCGCTCCAGGTACTGCCGGAAAGCGTCCTCCTGCCAAGTCGGGTACA encodes the following:
- a CDS encoding ABC transporter ATP-binding protein, which codes for MSEATEKGAVITDVQERPKHLVRTLLRSLREYRKASWLAPAYVFVESVLEIVIPTVMAGLIDYGVSARSMPNIAKFGLILVCCSLVSLFSGFMSGKYAAIASAGFAKNLRHDLFDKVQSFSFTNIDRFSTGSIITRLTTDVTNLQYAYQMIIRVGVRAPVMVIVAWFFSFRISHSISMIFLAAIPILGIGLIGLSVWVHPIFERVFHRYDRLNGVVEENLQGIRVVKSYNREDHEERKFSRISMAIYRAYCRAEHIMSFTVPLLNFCIYTALILISWLGAQQIVASGNNAAHGLTTGDLTALVTYTMQILMAMNMISMIVVMVIISQASAERICQVLVERSTVENPAHPVMEVPNGSVEFDHVGFRYSNSSEKPVLDDVSLSITSGQTIGIVGGTGSAKSSLVQLIPRLYDVTQGTLKVGGHDVREYDLEALRDQVAMVLQKNVLFSGTIAENLRWGNPDASDEQLRRVCKLAQADSFIQEFPDKYDTMLDQGGTNVSGGQRQRLCIARALLKRPKILILDDSTSAVDTKTDQLIRTALREEIPRTTKIIIAQRIASVEQSDLIVVLDGGRILDRGTHEQLLKTCSEYRSIYESQTSEPGQEVRA
- a CDS encoding ABC transporter ATP-binding protein, translated to MSQQQADKRQGRPAMQKAAPGTSKRIFSYILHYKWQVAVIVVCILVSAASQAASALFLQTLIDHYILPLVGADNPNWAPLIRMLTLMACLYAVGTFCSWLWSWLIVKVEQGTLRDIRDQMFAHQQHLPIRYFDSHEHGDTMSRYTNDTDTLRQAISQSFPQMFSSAIAALAALASMLWLSVPFTLFTLAFSVLLIVIVRGIVTRSGLYFVKQQRAIGQVNAFVEEAVNGQKVVKVFNHERTTADDFQARNEELFEAAAEANTYGNVTMPVVGNMGYMLYVILAILGGLAGVFGWGNFGLSGAGPLTLGTIISLLTLSRSFINPIGQVSMQFNMVMMALAGASRIFSLMDEPVETDDGSVQLVSVELGSDERTMTEVDYETGHWAWKRADDDDGTRSLAAAAKLRGDARQVAMKAKEVAVTSPDGRYTLLKGDVRFTDVTFGYDPAKPVLHDITWFAKPGQKMALVGATGAGKTTITNLINRFYDIQEGQILYDGIDVKNIRKPDLRRSLGIVLQDVNLFTGTVLDNIRYGRLDATDEECIEAAKLTNADGFIRMLPKGYQTVLEGDGSGLSQGQRQLISIARAAVADPPAMILDEATSSIDTRTEEVVQEGMDALMKGRTTFVIAHRLSTVRNSDVIMVLDHGRIIERGNHEELIAQHGEYYQLYTGAFELE
- a CDS encoding ABC-2 transporter permease, whose translation is MNGIIAQVRLDNRRLESYGKVYGIALIIALPVIMALVMGLSGAKTTESVDGMFGGICGSVGCVTALYSMYPFLVTEQSGDIRFDGMIPISRSRQVLGRYIMSAFDLLAYLVGILLVPVVFDLTGTALDMPVVFDLTGTALDMPVLAVCGICLLTVLLLICIFLPLLYRFNSMSVLKGMSLSLIGLVALGFLISRIPQDWAARIAVFLTTSVLRTVILGVLVAVLAVLISIACSLRIYGKKEL
- a CDS encoding ABC transporter ATP-binding protein — its product is MNERMRNQPAYALRVNDVGKHYRRTKDEAEGHSFSLNDVTFDLPMGYIMGLIGPNGAGKSTLIRLILNMITRDRGTIEILGMDNIAHEESVKAQLGVVFDTSYFVNLWTVDTCGKAMAPLYPTWQEDAFRQYLERFGLAPKKKVKDLSRGMQMKLMLAVALSHDARLLVLDEPTAGLDVLARDELMDLLADYIADGQHSVLFSSHITSDLERVADFITYINGGSLCYTGPRDEFEDAFVLIHGAPGDLTTAQRRLAVGVREFATGFDALVAAENAQAFLTAEGGRHAVAGPDASRYSQERPEFDDIMRLTSERVSDGNSKGIREQLPEDERQEVRL